A section of the Anabaena cylindrica PCC 7122 genome encodes:
- a CDS encoding PstS family phosphate ABC transporter substrate-binding protein, translating into MSQKKETQVIVLSLITTITLIFGGMWFLMERWAKINPVQNNNTSTSSNSSYNLITPNNVPTNCTLSNSPQGIFNYGGSTTWAPIRRDVDSVLLSICPQFTLRYTQPTNEKPGSGTGIKMLIDNQLAFSQSSRSIKAEENTEAQKKGFSLKEIPIALDGIAIAVNPQLNVSGLTVAQLKDIYTGKITNWKNVGGPNLLIQPVSRTKEAGGTVEFFVDNVLNKENFGTNVIYSPTTTEAIRKIASIPGGIYYASAPEVVPQCTIKTLPMGRTISQLIPPYQQPYIPSSQCPGKRNQLNIQDFRSGAYPITRNLFVIVKQNNQTDQQAGEAYANWLVTPQGQELIEKAGFIRIK; encoded by the coding sequence ATGTCTCAAAAAAAAGAAACTCAGGTAATTGTATTATCGCTAATTACTACTATTACTCTAATTTTTGGAGGAATGTGGTTTTTAATGGAACGTTGGGCAAAAATAAACCCAGTTCAGAATAATAACACTTCTACTTCTAGTAATTCCAGTTATAACTTAATTACCCCTAATAATGTACCAACTAATTGTACCTTATCCAACTCACCACAAGGAATATTTAATTACGGTGGAAGTACAACCTGGGCTCCCATCCGTAGAGATGTAGATTCTGTCTTGTTAAGCATTTGTCCTCAATTTACCTTGCGCTACACCCAACCCACTAATGAAAAACCGGGTTCAGGTACAGGAATTAAAATGTTAATAGATAATCAACTGGCTTTTTCTCAATCTTCTCGTTCAATTAAAGCAGAAGAAAATACAGAAGCTCAGAAAAAAGGATTTAGTCTCAAAGAAATTCCTATTGCACTGGATGGAATTGCAATCGCAGTTAATCCCCAACTTAATGTTTCTGGCTTAACCGTTGCTCAACTTAAAGACATTTATACAGGCAAAATTACTAACTGGAAAAATGTTGGTGGACCAAATTTGCTAATTCAACCCGTATCTCGCACCAAGGAGGCCGGTGGAACTGTAGAATTTTTCGTTGACAATGTTCTCAATAAAGAAAACTTTGGTACAAACGTGATTTACAGTCCTACAACCACAGAAGCTATCAGGAAAATAGCCTCTATTCCAGGCGGAATTTACTACGCTTCTGCTCCTGAAGTTGTCCCCCAATGTACCATTAAAACCCTACCAATGGGTCGTACAATTAGCCAATTAATACCGCCATATCAACAACCATATATACCCAGTTCTCAATGTCCTGGTAAGCGTAATCAGTTAAATATTCAGGATTTCCGTAGTGGAGCTTACCCAATAACTCGGAATTTATTTGTAATTGTAAAACAGAATAACCAAACTGATCAACAAGCGGGAGAAGCTTATGCCAATTGGTTAGTAACACCTCAAGGTCAAGAACTAATTGAAAAAGCTGGATTTATCAGAATTAAATAA
- a CDS encoding ABC transporter substrate-binding protein gives MSQKNETKVLVISLLLTIGILGGGIWFFVNKAGVKFDNANTPNQTNNNQPINERISFGEKSLTIGNIFPAKKDGIQAIANKNYEKAIADFTASLKNNRNDPEALIYQNNARIGNGKNYTIVTSLPIGNNPNAALEILRGMAQSQSEINTAGGIKGIPLKIGIANDEDNPEISKQIAATLVKNSDNSGRGKSVNVSH, from the coding sequence ATGTCCCAAAAAAATGAAACTAAAGTTTTAGTTATATCTCTGCTATTAACAATTGGTATACTGGGTGGTGGTATTTGGTTTTTTGTGAATAAAGCTGGAGTTAAATTTGACAATGCCAATACTCCTAATCAAACAAATAACAACCAACCAATTAATGAACGGATTAGCTTTGGAGAAAAAAGTTTAACTATTGGCAATATTTTTCCAGCGAAAAAAGATGGGATACAAGCAATAGCTAATAAAAACTATGAAAAAGCAATTGCAGATTTCACAGCCTCGCTAAAAAACAATCGTAACGACCCAGAAGCACTGATATATCAGAATAATGCCCGCATTGGCAACGGCAAAAACTATACTATAGTTACATCTTTACCGATTGGTAATAACCCCAATGCGGCATTAGAGATTTTACGGGGTATGGCTCAATCCCAAAGTGAAATTAATACTGCTGGAGGAATTAAAGGAATACCTTTAAAAATAGGAATCGCCAACGATGAAGATAATCCAGAAATATCCAAACAAATTGCAGCCACTTTAGTCAAAAATTCTGACAATTCAGGAAGGGGTAAAAGTGTTAATGTTAGCCACTAA
- a CDS encoding ABC transporter substrate-binding protein: MLATNTDTLDKALQVVQVNQKRLSVLGGDDVYTVITLEVGREQATGMVVAVPWHIDGDSKSDFPQKSRQLWGGDVSWRTALAYDATKAFIAALEINPTRSGIQQALLSSDFSATGASGAIRFLQSGDRNAPVQLVKIVPGNRSRTGYDFEPIRDNLK, encoded by the coding sequence ATGTTAGCCACTAATACCGACACTTTAGACAAAGCACTGCAAGTAGTTCAGGTGAATCAGAAACGTCTGAGTGTTCTGGGAGGTGATGATGTTTATACTGTGATAACTTTAGAAGTTGGTAGAGAACAAGCAACAGGAATGGTAGTAGCAGTTCCCTGGCATATTGATGGTGATTCTAAGTCAGATTTTCCCCAAAAATCCCGGCAGTTATGGGGTGGTGATGTGAGTTGGCGTACTGCCCTAGCATATGATGCTACAAAAGCCTTTATTGCAGCACTAGAAATTAATCCTACTCGGTCTGGAATTCAACAAGCTTTACTTTCGTCAGATTTTTCTGCTACGGGTGCTTCTGGCGCAATTCGCTTTTTGCAATCAGGCGATCGCAATGCCCCTGTCCAACTTGTGAAAATTGTTCCCGGTAATCGTTCCCGCACTGGGTATGATTTTGAGCCTATACGAGACAATTTAAAATAA
- a CDS encoding nitroreductase family protein, with the protein MEKLANPQYPIHQLLQQRWSPLAFAEKQIEAETLYSLLEAARWSASSYNEQPWYFIVATQENPEEFSKLLSCLVEPNQVWAKNVPVLMISVAKLNFEKNGQPNRHAFYDLGGAVCSLVIQATSLGLFVHQMAGFDASKAQDLYSIPEGYEAVSAIAIGYPGDPQTLPEQYQQREFAPRQRKPQQEFVFTNTWGKN; encoded by the coding sequence ATGGAAAAACTAGCTAATCCCCAATATCCAATTCATCAGTTGCTGCAACAACGCTGGAGTCCCTTAGCCTTTGCAGAAAAACAGATAGAAGCAGAAACACTTTATAGTTTGTTAGAAGCGGCGCGTTGGTCTGCTTCTTCCTATAATGAGCAACCTTGGTATTTTATTGTTGCCACTCAGGAAAATCCAGAAGAATTTAGCAAGCTGCTGAGTTGTCTAGTAGAACCAAATCAAGTATGGGCAAAGAATGTTCCTGTTCTCATGATCTCGGTAGCCAAACTTAATTTTGAGAAGAATGGACAACCGAACCGTCATGCTTTTTATGATCTAGGAGGAGCAGTTTGCAGTCTTGTTATTCAAGCAACTTCCTTAGGCTTGTTTGTTCACCAGATGGCAGGATTTGATGCATCTAAAGCGCAGGATTTATATAGCATTCCAGAGGGATATGAAGCAGTAAGTGCGATCGCAATTGGTTATCCAGGCGATCCCCAAACTTTACCTGAACAATACCAACAGCGTGAATTTGCTCCGCGACAACGCAAACCCCAACAGGAATTTGTATTCACAAATACTTGGGGTAAAAATTAA
- a CDS encoding PstS family phosphate ABC transporter substrate-binding protein — MTQKNETLILALSLLTTISLIGGGFWWFTRKSNVDLDQIISSQSSNSSSSNQNQTQNTSEDSQGATFTAVQNVPTGLFNYGGSTSWAPIRLAIDPVLQAARPEFRLRYVQPSNATPGSGTGIQSLIDGQLTFAQSSRPILDQELNRAQQRGFKLSQIPVAIDGLAVAVNPNLNISGLTIDQLKSIYTGKINNWNQVGGPNLSIKPYSRRISDGGTVELFVQDILGGQAFSPQVEFISTTTQALKKVADSPGGIYYASAPEVVPQCSIKPLPLGLMPGQYIAPYQEPFVLPNECPDKRNQLNIKAFQSGKYPITRNLFVVVKQTGQTEEQAGVAYANLLLTEQGQELITQAGFVKIR; from the coding sequence ATGACTCAAAAAAATGAAACGCTTATTCTCGCCTTATCTCTGTTAACGACAATATCGCTCATAGGTGGCGGTTTTTGGTGGTTTACCAGAAAGTCAAATGTTGATCTAGATCAAATTATTAGCTCTCAGTCAAGCAATTCTAGCTCTAGTAATCAAAATCAAACCCAGAATACATCAGAAGACTCTCAAGGTGCAACATTTACTGCCGTCCAGAATGTCCCTACAGGATTATTCAACTACGGTGGTAGTACTTCTTGGGCCCCAATTCGACTGGCAATAGATCCAGTACTTCAAGCAGCAAGACCAGAGTTCCGGCTACGTTATGTACAACCCAGTAACGCGACCCCAGGTTCTGGTACAGGGATACAGTCATTAATTGATGGTCAACTAACTTTTGCTCAGTCCTCACGACCGATTTTAGACCAAGAGTTAAATCGCGCCCAGCAGCGTGGATTCAAACTCAGTCAAATTCCTGTAGCTATTGATGGGTTAGCTGTAGCCGTGAACCCTAATCTGAATATCTCAGGATTGACTATAGACCAACTTAAATCTATCTACACAGGCAAGATCAATAATTGGAACCAGGTCGGTGGTCCCAATTTGTCAATCAAGCCGTATTCTCGTCGTATCAGTGATGGCGGTACAGTTGAACTTTTTGTCCAAGACATTTTGGGTGGTCAAGCTTTCAGTCCCCAAGTAGAGTTTATCTCTACGACCACCCAAGCCCTAAAAAAGGTGGCTGATAGTCCTGGTGGCATCTATTACGCTTCTGCCCCAGAGGTTGTTCCTCAATGTTCCATTAAACCCTTGCCTTTGGGGCTAATGCCAGGGCAATATATTGCTCCCTATCAAGAACCATTTGTTCTCCCTAATGAGTGTCCTGATAAACGGAACCAATTGAACATCAAGGCTTTTCAATCAGGAAAATACCCGATTACCCGAAATCTGTTTGTGGTGGTCAAACAGACTGGTCAAACTGAGGAGCAAGCAGGTGTTGCTTATGCTAACTTACTGCTAACAGAGCAGGGACAGGAACTAATTACCCAAGCTGGGTTTGTTAAAATCCGCTGA
- a CDS encoding Crp/Fnr family transcriptional regulator, with amino-acid sequence MQSQSSFSEASRPFLTWQRILDWAQEHYRCRTFSKDERIPARPGLLYLVQRGAIRMVGTAQVSATASQLTSRRINRTPEEAFLGFVGAGQPFEIVAQSPFTLQSYAHVDQTAVLWMYWHDLDNWPHFRREVMDAFRYQHQRKLLWLSALGQRRTIDRLLGFLTLLIEEYGEPAMSETDPDVIRGYCLPFPLTHAQIGSAIGSTRVTVTRLMGKLRQRGLILTQGDNLICLPAESINRTN; translated from the coding sequence ATGCAATCTCAATCCTCCTTTTCCGAGGCATCACGGCCTTTCTTAACTTGGCAACGAATTCTTGATTGGGCTCAAGAACACTACCGCTGCCGCACTTTCAGCAAAGATGAGCGCATTCCAGCCAGACCCGGATTGCTATATTTAGTCCAGAGAGGTGCGATCCGAATGGTAGGAACCGCCCAAGTTAGTGCCACTGCCAGTCAGCTAACATCACGACGCATCAATAGAACTCCAGAAGAAGCTTTTTTGGGTTTTGTGGGAGCAGGGCAACCTTTTGAAATTGTTGCTCAGTCACCATTCACACTCCAGTCTTACGCCCACGTTGACCAAACTGCGGTGCTATGGATGTACTGGCATGATTTAGATAACTGGCCTCATTTCCGTCGTGAAGTCATGGATGCCTTTAGGTATCAACACCAGCGTAAGCTTTTGTGGTTAAGTGCCTTGGGACAAAGGCGCACAATTGACCGGCTTCTAGGATTTCTCACCTTGTTAATTGAGGAATATGGAGAACCGGCGATGAGCGAAACCGATCCCGATGTAATTCGCGGTTATTGCCTACCTTTCCCACTCACCCATGCTCAAATTGGCAGCGCTATTGGTTCAACGCGCGTCACTGTCACCCGCTTAATGGGTAAATTGCGTCAACGCGGACTAATCCTCACCCAAGGGGATAATTTGATTTGCCTACCAGCAGAGTCGATTAACAGAACCAACTAA
- a CDS encoding DALR anticodon-binding domain-containing protein, translating to MHHWLLFKKYTSIKHLVYIHLVKFLSVYTKHEEILGRGKGKFPLYQGGDSEKFLYISSVAIKFSLSDNLKAMLIAQQLASYLSANCSKIFSVKIIPPGLIHIELTYPTLAAWLHSLTTGDWEEEREQGAGSKGENTSPLHPALCLSASSASSLLGNRSKLLFPIQYAHARCCSLLRLAHREGLIQLVDNRVDVGGVLSAQAIPWLNSDQKLCLHQPDEVYLIHNLIKVVDDLVFPDSQSSVNWEKAALKLSQAFENFWCNCRIWGDVKINSLELAQARLGLLIATQLVLRSVLETKLRVFAPLEL from the coding sequence GTGCATCATTGGCTACTTTTTAAGAAGTATACCTCAATTAAACATTTAGTATATATCCATTTAGTGAAATTTCTAAGTGTTTATACTAAGCATGAAGAAATTCTAGGCAGAGGAAAGGGAAAATTTCCTCTATATCAAGGTGGAGATAGTGAAAAATTTTTATATATTTCTAGCGTAGCTATAAAATTTTCTCTATCTGATAATTTAAAAGCGATGCTTATTGCCCAGCAACTTGCTAGTTATTTGTCGGCAAATTGCAGTAAAATTTTTAGCGTTAAAATCATTCCCCCTGGTTTAATTCATATAGAACTAACTTATCCTACTTTAGCTGCTTGGTTACATAGTCTGACGACTGGGGACTGGGAAGAGGAAAGGGAGCAGGGAGCAGGGAGCAAGGGTGAAAATACCTCTCCCCTGCACCCCGCACTCTGCCTCTCTGCTTCTTCTGCCTCCTCCCTTCTGGGAAATAGAAGTAAACTATTATTTCCAATTCAATATGCTCATGCACGGTGTTGTTCGTTATTACGATTAGCTCACCGAGAAGGATTGATTCAACTTGTAGATAATCGGGTTGATGTTGGGGGTGTCTTGTCTGCACAGGCTATACCCTGGTTAAATTCTGATCAAAAACTATGTCTTCATCAACCAGATGAGGTTTATCTTATTCATAATTTGATAAAAGTAGTAGACGATTTGGTATTCCCTGATTCTCAAAGTTCTGTTAACTGGGAAAAAGCAGCACTAAAATTGAGCCAAGCTTTTGAAAATTTCTGGTGTAATTGTCGGATTTGGGGTGATGTGAAAATTAATTCCTTGGAGTTAGCTCAAGCTAGACTGGGATTGTTGATAGCTACTCAGTTGGTTTTAAGGTCTGTGTTAGAAACAAAATTGAGGGTTTTTGCACCTCTAGAGTTATGA
- a CDS encoding Cof-type HAD-IIB family hydrolase, whose translation MHKASTTDLSSTSNLAQVGKDIKLLVLDIDGTIAGHDNQVSETVKDAIAKVQAKGIHVAIATGRMYCSALRFHQDIKSTLPLVAYQGAWIQDPKNKKIHRHLAVPREITQQLLDYFEQPQLRSLLSVHFYINDQLYVREMTTETELYAERCGVNPIPVGDLRQVLSDEPTKVLALCDDENLIQELLGNLRLQYTPAELYMTTSVATFLEAANPFVNKGTAVRYLAEELLGLERDNVMTIGDNFNDVEMLEYAGIGVAMGSAPDPVQAIANWVAPSVENHGSAIAIEKFLLS comes from the coding sequence ATGCATAAAGCATCTACTACTGATTTATCATCAACTAGCAATCTAGCTCAAGTTGGAAAAGATATTAAACTACTGGTATTAGATATAGATGGTACGATCGCAGGTCACGATAACCAGGTGAGTGAAACTGTCAAGGATGCGATCGCAAAAGTACAAGCAAAAGGTATTCATGTAGCCATAGCCACTGGTAGGATGTACTGTTCAGCTTTGCGGTTTCATCAAGACATTAAATCTACTTTACCGCTTGTAGCGTATCAAGGAGCTTGGATTCAAGACCCAAAGAACAAAAAAATTCATCGTCATTTAGCTGTTCCCAGAGAAATTACCCAGCAATTACTAGACTACTTTGAACAGCCGCAATTACGCTCACTTCTTTCTGTCCATTTTTATATCAATGACCAACTCTATGTGAGGGAAATGACTACAGAGACTGAACTTTATGCGGAACGTTGCGGTGTCAATCCTATTCCTGTAGGTGATTTGCGTCAAGTTTTGAGTGATGAACCTACCAAAGTTTTAGCTTTGTGTGACGACGAAAATTTAATTCAAGAACTTTTGGGTAATTTACGTCTTCAATACACACCCGCAGAACTATATATGACTACATCTGTGGCTACTTTCTTAGAAGCAGCTAATCCATTTGTGAATAAAGGAACAGCTGTCCGTTACCTCGCAGAAGAACTGCTAGGACTAGAAAGAGACAATGTGATGACGATTGGGGATAATTTTAATGATGTGGAAATGCTTGAATATGCAGGTATTGGTGTAGCTATGGGTAGCGCTCCAGATCCAGTGCAAGCGATCGCTAATTGGGTAGCACCAAGCGTAGAAAATCACGGAAGTGCGATCGCTATAGAAAAGTTTTTGCTTTCCTAG
- the polA gene encoding DNA polymerase I, which yields MSQHSVNQLISDSPTSPTIILVDGHSLAYRSYFAFAKGKNGGLRTKAGIPTSICFGFLKCLLEVMTTQQPQAMAVAFDLSLPTFRHEADETYKAGRAETPEDFIPDLANLKELLNSLNLPVLTAPGYEADDVLGTLAQKAAVAGYRVQILSGDKDLFQLIDADKGITVLNFSPDALKRSANSITEFRAEQVKEKLGILPTQIVDYKALCGDPSDNIPGVKGIGEKTAVKLLNTYNSLDNVYAALEQLQGTIKQKLIAGKENAEKSRFLAQIVVDVPIEVDLEDCKLTGFDSSIITPILEKLEFNNFLDKINELQLKFGGKVVEKKTSESINNEDDDLSFFSAAETAEAKKQSASPIQPQIINTEAKLIELVNLLKTFTNPEIPVSWDTETTALEPRDADLVGIGCCWATEPDAVAYIPLNHKIGNNLNQDLVLDTLRPILESADYPKSLQNAKFDRLILRCQGINLAGVVFDTMLASYLINPDSSHNLTDLSQRYLGLTATSYSDLVPKGKTIADIDIPAVADYCGMDVYGTFGLVPKLREELEKTPALNKLLQEVEQPLEEVLAEMEYTGVKINSDYLQELSQQLETELAKLEITATEIAGEKFNLGSPKQMSHILFEKLGLSTKYSRKIQTGYSTDAATLEKLQEVDETGFVDAIQEYRTLSKLKSTYVDALPVLVHPKSQRLHTDFNQAATSTGRLSSSNPNLQNIPIRTAFSRQIRKAFLPESGWLMVAADYSQIELRILAHLSQEEILVKAYQQNEDIHTVTAKLVFEKEEITSEERRFAKTINFGVIYGMGSLKFARSTGVDKNVANEFIKRFNERYPKVFAYLEQVKKQAISQGYVETILGRRRYFDFTSNSLRELKNRNIEDIDLSKLKNLGAYDAGLLRSAANAPIQGSSADIIKIAMAQLHKVLKQYQARLLLQVHDELVFEVPPQEWEELQPQIKSLMENAVSLSVPLVVDVHAGDNWMETK from the coding sequence ATGTCCCAACATTCGGTTAATCAGTTGATTTCAGATTCCCCAACCAGTCCCACCATCATCCTCGTAGATGGACATTCATTAGCTTATCGTTCCTATTTCGCTTTTGCTAAAGGTAAAAATGGAGGACTACGCACAAAAGCGGGAATTCCTACCAGCATTTGTTTTGGCTTTCTTAAATGCTTGCTGGAAGTAATGACAACACAACAGCCACAAGCAATGGCCGTAGCTTTTGACTTAAGTTTACCAACCTTCCGCCATGAAGCTGACGAAACTTATAAAGCCGGACGTGCAGAAACACCAGAAGACTTTATTCCTGACTTAGCAAACCTAAAAGAATTGCTAAATAGCTTAAATTTACCAGTTTTAACTGCCCCCGGTTACGAAGCAGATGACGTTTTGGGAACCTTAGCACAAAAAGCTGCTGTGGCTGGATATCGGGTGCAAATTCTTTCGGGTGATAAGGATTTATTTCAACTGATTGATGCTGACAAAGGGATTACAGTTTTAAATTTTAGTCCAGATGCATTAAAACGTTCTGCAAATAGCATCACTGAATTTAGAGCAGAACAAGTTAAAGAAAAATTAGGCATATTACCCACACAAATTGTTGATTACAAAGCACTTTGCGGTGATCCATCAGATAATATTCCTGGGGTCAAAGGAATTGGCGAAAAAACTGCGGTAAAACTTCTAAATACTTATAATTCCCTTGATAATGTTTATGCAGCATTAGAACAACTTCAAGGTACAATTAAACAAAAATTAATTGCAGGAAAAGAGAATGCAGAAAAATCACGATTTTTAGCGCAAATAGTTGTTGATGTCCCCATAGAAGTTGACTTAGAAGATTGTAAATTAACAGGATTTGATAGCAGCATCATCACCCCTATTTTAGAAAAATTAGAATTTAATAATTTTTTAGATAAAATCAACGAATTGCAACTTAAATTTGGTGGTAAAGTTGTAGAAAAAAAGACATCTGAATCAATTAATAATGAAGATGATGATTTGTCTTTCTTCAGTGCTGCGGAAACAGCAGAGGCTAAAAAACAATCTGCTTCGCCAATTCAACCACAAATCATTAATACAGAAGCTAAATTAATTGAATTAGTAAACCTATTAAAAACATTCACTAATCCAGAAATACCCGTCAGTTGGGATACAGAAACCACTGCATTAGAACCAAGAGACGCAGATTTAGTGGGAATTGGTTGTTGTTGGGCAACAGAACCTGATGCAGTAGCTTATATTCCTTTAAATCATAAAATTGGTAATAATTTAAATCAAGATTTGGTATTAGACACATTGCGTCCAATTTTGGAAAGTGCTGATTATCCTAAATCTTTACAAAATGCTAAATTTGACCGTTTAATTCTGCGGTGTCAGGGAATTAATTTAGCAGGAGTGGTGTTTGATACCATGCTGGCTAGTTATTTGATCAATCCAGATAGTAGTCATAATTTAACTGACTTATCACAACGATATTTAGGATTAACTGCAACAAGTTATTCAGATTTAGTTCCCAAAGGTAAAACAATTGCTGATATAGATATTCCGGCTGTTGCTGATTATTGCGGAATGGATGTTTATGGAACATTTGGGTTAGTACCAAAACTGCGAGAAGAATTAGAAAAAACTCCGGCTTTAAATAAACTATTGCAAGAAGTAGAACAACCGCTAGAAGAAGTTTTAGCGGAAATGGAATATACAGGAGTGAAAATTAATTCAGATTATCTGCAAGAACTTTCTCAGCAGTTAGAAACAGAATTAGCAAAATTAGAAATAACAGCAACTGAAATTGCCGGAGAAAAATTTAATTTAGGTTCTCCCAAACAAATGAGCCACATTTTATTTGAAAAATTGGGATTAAGTACCAAATATTCCCGCAAGATTCAAACAGGTTATTCTACAGACGCAGCGACTTTAGAAAAACTCCAAGAAGTTGATGAAACTGGTTTTGTGGATGCGATTCAGGAATATCGGACTTTATCAAAATTAAAATCTACCTATGTGGATGCTTTACCAGTATTAGTTCATCCCAAGAGTCAACGCTTACATACAGATTTTAACCAAGCTGCAACTTCAACGGGTAGGTTATCTTCTTCTAATCCAAATTTGCAAAATATTCCTATTCGTACCGCTTTTAGTCGTCAAATTCGCAAGGCGTTTTTACCTGAATCAGGTTGGTTGATGGTAGCTGCTGATTATTCACAAATTGAATTAAGAATTTTGGCTCATTTGAGTCAAGAAGAAATTTTAGTAAAAGCATATCAACAAAATGAAGATATTCACACTGTCACAGCAAAATTAGTTTTTGAAAAAGAAGAAATAACATCAGAAGAACGGCGTTTTGCTAAAACAATTAATTTCGGTGTAATTTATGGAATGGGTTCTCTAAAATTTGCACGTTCAACAGGTGTAGATAAGAATGTTGCCAATGAATTTATTAAGCGATTTAATGAAAGATATCCTAAGGTGTTTGCATATTTAGAGCAAGTTAAAAAACAAGCTATTTCTCAAGGTTATGTAGAAACAATTTTGGGGAGACGGCGTTATTTTGATTTTACTAGTAATAGTTTACGTGAGTTGAAAAATAGGAATATAGAAGATATTGATTTGAGTAAATTAAAGAATTTAGGCGCTTATGATGCGGGGTTATTACGCTCTGCTGCTAATGCACCAATTCAAGGTTCTAGTGCTGATATTATCAAAATTGCCATGGCACAATTACATAAAGTTTTAAAACAATATCAAGCACGGTTGTTGTTACAAGTTCACGATGAATTAGTGTTTGAAGTTCCTCCACAAGAGTGGGAAGAATTGCAACCACAAATTAAATCGCTGATGGAAAATGCTGTTTCTTTAAGTGTGCCTTTGGTAGTTGATGTGCATGCAGGTGATAACTGGATGGAAACAAAGTAA
- a CDS encoding sensor domain-containing diguanylate cyclase, with translation MKKTNVFSPLSSPILFDTESNATRQYLQAMERLLLVVQDLSLARNLDRIMEIVRVAARELTASDGASFVLRDNGFCYYADENAIAPLWKGQRFPMDICIGGWVMLNHQPAIIEDVSVDERVPYVAYQPTFVKSMVMVPIRTQEPIGAIGTYWATFHQPTLEEIKVLQALADITSIAIENVEVYSQLEQRVKDRTIALEQEIEERKAAQAEVLHLSLTDELTGLYNRRGFFVLGEQQLKLAQRTQIPTCLMFIDLDGLKQINDQLGHEFGDFAILAFANLINQTFRSSDTLGRLGGDEFVLLLQNNDLNVEVMIQRLQSSIDKYNQSGDKPFVLSMSVGVVDYNPNEPVPLSHLITLADELMYKHKRAKKKGCITT, from the coding sequence ATGAAAAAAACCAATGTTTTTTCACCATTGTCTAGTCCAATACTGTTTGATACAGAAAGTAATGCGACTAGGCAATACTTACAGGCAATGGAACGTTTATTATTAGTAGTTCAAGACCTTTCTCTTGCCCGTAATTTAGACAGGATCATGGAAATTGTGCGGGTAGCTGCACGAGAATTAACGGCATCAGATGGAGCTAGTTTTGTACTTCGAGACAATGGTTTTTGTTACTATGCTGATGAGAATGCGATCGCACCACTCTGGAAAGGTCAGCGATTTCCTATGGATATTTGTATTGGTGGTTGGGTAATGTTGAACCATCAACCTGCAATTATTGAAGATGTAAGTGTTGATGAGCGTGTTCCTTATGTTGCCTATCAACCTACATTTGTCAAAAGTATGGTTATGGTTCCAATCCGCACTCAAGAACCAATAGGAGCTATTGGAACTTATTGGGCAACTTTCCATCAGCCTACTTTAGAAGAAATCAAGGTGTTGCAGGCATTGGCAGATATTACATCCATAGCGATTGAGAATGTAGAAGTTTATTCACAATTAGAACAGCGAGTAAAAGACCGTACTATTGCTCTAGAACAAGAAATTGAGGAACGAAAAGCTGCTCAAGCTGAAGTGCTGCATCTATCTCTAACTGATGAGTTGACAGGATTATACAATCGGAGAGGATTTTTCGTATTAGGGGAACAACAGTTAAAATTAGCCCAACGAACTCAAATTCCTACTTGTTTAATGTTCATTGATTTAGATGGACTCAAACAAATCAATGATCAATTAGGACACGAATTTGGTGATTTTGCTATATTGGCATTTGCAAATTTAATCAACCAAACTTTTCGTAGCTCCGATACCTTGGGCAGATTAGGGGGTGATGAATTTGTACTACTTCTGCAAAATAACGACCTTAATGTTGAGGTAATGATCCAGCGACTACAATCTTCTATTGATAAGTATAATCAGTCCGGCGATAAGCCGTTTGTTTTGTCAATGAGTGTAGGGGTGGTGGATTATAACCCTAATGAACCAGTTCCTTTAAGTCATTTAATTACTTTGGCTGATGAACTGATGTATAAACATAAACGTGCCAAGAAAAAAGGTTGTATAACAACGTGA